A single region of the Geobacillus subterraneus genome encodes:
- a CDS encoding ABC transporter ATP-binding protein — translation MVRLYAEELTVRYDDRTIFERLSVRIPDRQITAIIGPNGCGKSTLLKTLTRIISPQSGAVILDGQAISQQPTKELAKKMAILPQTPEATGGLTVAELVSYGRFPYQRGFGRLTKKDYEAIDWALDVTKTADLKHRPVDALSGGQRQRVWIAMALAQETDIIFLDEPTTYLDIAHQLEVLELLERLNKEEGRTIVMVLHDINQAARFSDYVIAMKAGTIVKAGPSEDVICREVLRDVFGIDADIGRDPRTNKPVCFTYHLLKGVYSS, via the coding sequence ATGGTCCGCCTATACGCCGAGGAGTTGACCGTCCGCTACGATGACCGGACGATTTTTGAACGATTGTCCGTCCGCATTCCCGATCGGCAAATCACTGCCATTATCGGGCCAAACGGGTGCGGCAAGTCGACGCTGCTCAAGACGTTGACGCGCATCATTTCCCCACAATCGGGCGCGGTCATTTTAGACGGCCAAGCCATTTCCCAGCAACCGACGAAAGAGCTGGCGAAAAAAATGGCTATTTTGCCGCAGACGCCAGAAGCAACAGGCGGACTGACGGTCGCTGAGCTCGTGTCGTACGGCCGCTTTCCTTATCAAAGAGGATTTGGCCGTTTAACAAAAAAAGATTACGAAGCGATCGACTGGGCGCTTGACGTGACGAAAACAGCCGATTTGAAACACCGGCCCGTTGACGCCCTCTCCGGTGGACAGCGGCAGCGCGTTTGGATCGCCATGGCGCTCGCTCAAGAGACGGACATCATCTTTTTGGACGAACCAACGACGTATTTGGACATCGCCCATCAACTCGAGGTGCTCGAGCTGCTTGAACGGCTGAACAAAGAAGAAGGGCGGACAATTGTGATGGTGCTCCATGACATTAACCAAGCGGCGCGGTTTTCCGACTATGTGATCGCCATGAAGGCGGGCACGATCGTCAAAGCCGGGCCGAGCGAAGACGTCATTTGCCGTGAAGTGCTTCGCGACGTGTTTGGCATTGATGCTGACATCGGCCGCGACCCGCGGACGAACAAACCAGTTTGTTTTACGTATCATTTGCTGAAAGGAGTTTATTCATCATGA
- a CDS encoding iron-hydroxamate ABC transporter substrate-binding protein: MRKTWLSLLLLFTLLLSACGNTADDNKNNSASPENKKPETVTYQSENGPVEVPADPKRVVVLSTFAGHVLTLDVPVVGVDSWSKMNPLFEEKLKDAEVVTDEDIEKIMALKPDLIIGLSNTKNVDKLSKIAPTVTFTYGKVDYLTQFLEIGKLLNKEKEAKAWIDDFKQRAQQAGEDIRAKIGENATVTVAENFDKQLYVFGNNWARGTEILYQEMKLKMPKAVEEQALKPGYYAVSLEALPQFVGDYLILSKNSDGDTSFMETNTFKNIPAVKNGRMFVADAKAFYFNDPITLDYQLDFFKKHFLGQ, encoded by the coding sequence ATGAGAAAAACGTGGCTTTCCTTGTTGCTTCTTTTTACGCTCCTGTTAAGCGCCTGCGGCAACACAGCGGACGACAACAAGAACAACAGCGCTTCACCAGAGAACAAAAAACCGGAAACGGTGACGTACCAGTCGGAAAACGGACCGGTGGAAGTACCAGCTGATCCAAAACGCGTCGTCGTCTTATCGACGTTTGCCGGCCATGTTCTGACCTTAGACGTGCCAGTCGTCGGCGTGGATTCTTGGTCGAAAATGAATCCGCTCTTTGAAGAAAAACTGAAAGACGCGGAAGTCGTGACAGACGAAGACATTGAAAAAATTATGGCGTTAAAACCGGACTTAATTATCGGATTATCCAATACGAAAAACGTCGATAAATTAAGCAAAATCGCCCCGACCGTCACGTTTACATACGGAAAGGTCGATTATTTAACTCAGTTTCTAGAAATCGGTAAACTGTTAAATAAAGAAAAAGAAGCGAAAGCATGGATTGACGACTTCAAACAACGGGCACAACAAGCCGGGGAAGACATCCGGGCGAAAATCGGCGAAAACGCAACGGTCACCGTAGCCGAAAACTTTGATAAGCAGCTGTATGTGTTCGGCAACAATTGGGCGCGCGGCACGGAAATTTTGTATCAAGAAATGAAGCTGAAAATGCCAAAAGCGGTCGAAGAGCAGGCGCTCAAACCGGGCTATTACGCCGTTTCCCTTGAAGCGCTGCCGCAGTTTGTCGGCGATTACCTCATCTTAAGCAAAAACAGCGACGGCGATACATCGTTTATGGAAACGAACACGTTTAAAAACATCCCTGCTGTTAAAAACGGCCGTATGTTCGTCGCTGATGCCAAGGCGTTTTATTTCAATGACCCGATTACGTTAGACTACCAGCTCGATTTCTTTAAAAAGCATTTTTTAGGCCAATAA
- a CDS encoding FecCD family ABC transporter permease, with protein sequence MEANRRLWPFRYTFLFSLILLMAIWFGSMAIGVADTTWSDVWRALFSDEQGKQLDLIRELRLPRETAAAFVGAGLAVAGAIMQGMTRNPLADPGLLGLTAGANAALAITMAFFPSAHYLIITVACLLGAALGAGMVFGIGAARKGGFSPLRIVLAGSAVSALLFAVAEGVGLYFHISKDVSMWTSGGVAGTSWKQLSVIIPLIVIGLAIAAWYSRQLTILSLSEDVAVGVGQKTTAVKTWLFFAVFLLTGASVAIAGNITFIGLMIPHLVRAIAGADYRFTIPLSATVGATGMIVADTAARTVNAPFETPVAAIVAVIGLPFFLFVVRKKGRGFE encoded by the coding sequence ATGGAAGCAAACCGCCGGCTATGGCCGTTTCGTTATACGTTTCTCTTCTCTCTTATCCTGCTGATGGCCATTTGGTTCGGATCTATGGCCATCGGCGTCGCTGATACGACATGGAGTGACGTATGGCGCGCGCTCTTTTCCGATGAACAAGGTAAACAACTGGACTTGATTCGCGAGCTCCGTTTGCCGCGGGAAACGGCGGCGGCCTTTGTCGGTGCCGGACTCGCCGTCGCTGGGGCGATCATGCAAGGAATGACACGCAACCCGCTCGCTGACCCGGGACTGCTTGGCCTAACCGCTGGAGCGAACGCAGCGTTGGCCATAACGATGGCCTTTTTTCCTTCCGCCCATTATCTCATCATCACGGTCGCCTGTTTGCTTGGGGCGGCTCTGGGAGCAGGGATGGTCTTTGGCATCGGCGCCGCCCGCAAAGGGGGCTTTTCGCCATTGCGCATCGTCTTAGCCGGCTCGGCGGTCTCAGCGCTTTTGTTTGCCGTCGCTGAAGGGGTCGGCCTTTATTTTCATATTTCCAAAGACGTTTCGATGTGGACATCGGGCGGGGTAGCCGGGACGTCGTGGAAACAGCTGTCAGTCATCATTCCGCTCATCGTGATCGGGCTCGCCATTGCCGCATGGTATTCGCGGCAGCTGACGATTCTTAGCTTGAGCGAAGACGTCGCCGTCGGCGTCGGACAAAAAACAACAGCCGTCAAAACGTGGCTGTTTTTCGCTGTGTTTTTATTAACAGGAGCGTCGGTCGCCATCGCCGGCAACATCACCTTCATCGGCTTGATGATCCCTCATCTTGTGCGCGCAATCGCCGGCGCCGATTACCGATTCACCATCCCGCTGTCGGCCACGGTCGGCGCGACCGGCATGATCGTCGCTGATACGGCGGCCCGCACGGTCAATGCCCCGTTTGAAACGCCAGTGGCAGCCATCGTTGCGGTGATCGGCTTGCCGTTTTTCCTGTTTGTCGTGCGGAAAAAAGGGAGGGGCTTTGAATGA
- a CDS encoding FecCD family ABC transporter permease, whose product MRMRITAVLGVLLLLIAATAAIALGTGEAPLSYGRIVPTLFGYGSMQEAFILFSLRLPRIVITLLAGMALALSGAMLQGITRNELADPGILGINAGAGAGVALFFLFFPIEAGTFLYALPLVAFVGALLTAAAIYAVSYNQTTGLQPVSFILTGVGFSMALSGLMIVLISAADRMKVDFIARWLSGNIWGDDWPFIWAMLPWLVIGALIGLYRAKRLNLLHLGDPVAIGVGVHVRRERLVLMATAVAVAAAAVAVTGGISFIGLMAPHIAKMIIGPRHERAIPAAMLIGGWLLLAADTIGRNVLAEPLPAGVVVSFLGAPYFIYLLLKR is encoded by the coding sequence ATGAGAATGCGCATCACAGCAGTGTTAGGTGTGCTTTTGTTGCTTATTGCCGCAACAGCCGCCATCGCGTTGGGCACCGGCGAAGCGCCGCTCTCGTACGGACGCATCGTGCCGACACTGTTCGGCTACGGTTCGATGCAAGAAGCGTTTATTTTGTTTTCTCTCCGCCTGCCGCGTATCGTGATTACGTTGCTCGCCGGGATGGCGCTCGCCCTATCGGGAGCGATGCTGCAAGGTATCACCCGAAATGAACTCGCCGACCCAGGCATATTGGGCATCAACGCCGGTGCCGGCGCAGGCGTCGCTTTATTCTTTTTATTTTTCCCGATTGAAGCCGGGACGTTTCTTTACGCTCTGCCGCTCGTCGCCTTCGTCGGAGCGCTGTTGACGGCAGCGGCCATTTACGCCGTTTCCTACAATCAAACAACCGGGCTGCAGCCGGTATCGTTCATTCTTACTGGGGTCGGGTTTTCAATGGCGCTCTCTGGACTCATGATCGTCCTCATTTCCGCCGCGGATCGAATGAAAGTCGACTTTATCGCCAGATGGCTTTCCGGAAACATTTGGGGCGATGATTGGCCGTTTATTTGGGCGATGCTGCCGTGGCTTGTCATCGGTGCATTGATCGGTCTGTACCGGGCGAAACGGTTAAACCTTTTGCATTTAGGCGATCCGGTCGCCATCGGTGTCGGCGTCCATGTTCGCCGCGAGCGGCTCGTACTGATGGCAACGGCGGTCGCCGTCGCTGCAGCGGCCGTCGCTGTAACCGGGGGCATTTCCTTTATCGGCTTAATGGCGCCGCACATCGCCAAAATGATCATCGGTCCGCGCCATGAGCGGGCCATTCCGGCAGCGATGCTCATCGGCGGCTGGCTGCTGCTTGCCGCTGACACGATCGGGCGCAACGTTCTCGCCGAACCGCTTCCGGCAGGAGTTGTTGTGTCATTCCTCGGTGCACCATACTTCATTTATTTGTTATTGAAGCGTTGA
- a CDS encoding DedA family protein: MQAWITDFMEQFGYIGIFFMIALENIFPPIPSEVILPFGGFMTTYTTLTVPGVIAAATAGSVVGALVLYGIGRLLSVERLERIVDRWGGWLQVKPEDIDKANRTFQRYGVWAVFVGRMIPLVRSLISIPAGMAKMNIWLFFWLSVLGTLIWNTILISIGAALGESWGKVSEVIGMYAEVVYIIIAAIILIGAVRVWKRRRAS, from the coding sequence GTGCAGGCATGGATCACTGATTTTATGGAGCAATTTGGCTATATCGGCATTTTTTTTATGATCGCACTGGAAAATATCTTTCCGCCGATTCCATCGGAAGTCATTTTGCCGTTTGGCGGGTTTATGACGACATATACCACCTTGACGGTTCCCGGCGTCATTGCGGCAGCGACAGCGGGTTCGGTTGTCGGGGCATTGGTGCTGTACGGCATCGGCCGGCTGTTGTCGGTCGAGCGGCTCGAGCGGATCGTTGACCGTTGGGGCGGATGGTTGCAGGTGAAGCCGGAAGACATCGATAAGGCGAACCGGACGTTTCAGCGTTACGGAGTGTGGGCGGTATTCGTTGGCCGTATGATTCCGCTCGTGCGCAGTTTGATTTCGATTCCCGCCGGCATGGCGAAGATGAATATTTGGTTGTTTTTCTGGCTGTCGGTGTTGGGAACGCTCATTTGGAATACGATTTTAATCTCGATCGGGGCGGCGCTCGGTGAGTCGTGGGGGAAAGTATCCGAAGTGATAGGGATGTACGCCGAAGTGGTGTATATCATTATTGCTGCGATCATTTTGATTGGAGCTGTCCGCGTTTGGAAGCGGCGCCGGGCTTCTTAA